A genomic region of Streptomyces sp. NBC_00247 contains the following coding sequences:
- a CDS encoding ATP-grasp domain-containing protein gives MSDTGSHLVLLLGAGGISPDTALRAAVGVTSELSVVWYGSAPAGAAVDRLRAQWSESFDGEWLTTGDHLAVPGLLVDLDRRRPVHGVATFGEPLIVVQAEAQQRLGLPGNPPETVRTAQSKLAQRRRLRSAGVETVRFHAIADESDVPAAVAEVGFPAVLKPVHGAASFLVSKVHDEEELRDRLDEALAAYRTSPLFDPEPLFVLEQLLVGDEWYGRTGFGDYVSVESLVEDGRVRHVGITDKLPLHGFVETGGVVPTSLPADRQSEVLEHAGRIIEALGIRWGATHLELKLTPDGPACIELNARLGGPMGHLLRASSGTDVEADVMRLALGRPAEGDYRSVRYALNRAVPPPARAVKLVRQTPREELLAAFPELVFCKTRFAPGAELHPDRPYNVLTFLVTGDDVRSCLAAAERVTAAYRAEFVALDDGAAVPFTASIH, from the coding sequence ATGAGCGACACCGGTTCCCACCTGGTCCTGCTGCTCGGAGCCGGAGGCATCTCCCCGGACACCGCGCTGCGGGCGGCGGTGGGGGTCACCTCCGAGCTCAGCGTGGTCTGGTACGGGAGCGCTCCCGCCGGTGCCGCCGTCGACCGGCTCCGCGCGCAGTGGAGCGAGTCCTTCGACGGCGAGTGGCTGACCACCGGTGATCACCTGGCCGTCCCCGGCCTGCTGGTGGACCTCGACCGCCGCCGGCCGGTCCACGGGGTCGCCACCTTCGGTGAGCCGCTCATCGTGGTGCAGGCGGAGGCGCAGCAGCGCCTCGGCCTGCCCGGCAACCCGCCGGAGACGGTCCGGACCGCCCAGTCGAAGCTCGCCCAGCGGCGCCGGCTGCGGTCGGCCGGTGTCGAGACGGTCCGCTTCCACGCGATCGCGGACGAGTCGGACGTACCGGCGGCGGTCGCCGAGGTGGGGTTCCCCGCCGTCCTCAAGCCGGTGCACGGGGCCGCCAGCTTCCTGGTGAGCAAGGTCCACGACGAGGAGGAGCTGCGGGACCGGCTGGACGAGGCCCTCGCGGCCTACCGGACGTCCCCGCTGTTCGACCCCGAGCCCCTGTTCGTCCTGGAGCAGCTCCTGGTCGGCGACGAGTGGTACGGGCGCACCGGCTTCGGCGACTACGTCAGCGTCGAATCGCTGGTCGAGGACGGCCGCGTCAGGCACGTGGGGATCACCGACAAGCTTCCGCTGCACGGGTTCGTGGAGACCGGCGGCGTGGTGCCCACCTCCCTGCCCGCGGACCGGCAGAGCGAGGTGCTCGAACACGCGGGCCGGATCATCGAGGCCCTGGGCATCCGCTGGGGCGCCACCCACCTGGAACTCAAGCTCACCCCGGACGGGCCGGCCTGCATCGAGCTCAACGCACGGCTGGGCGGCCCGATGGGCCACCTGCTCCGGGCGAGCAGCGGGACGGACGTCGAGGCGGACGTCATGCGCCTCGCGCTCGGCCGCCCCGCGGAGGGCGACTACCGAAGCGTCCGGTACGCGCTGAACCGCGCGGTCCCGCCACCCGCGCGGGCGGTGAAACTGGTGCGCCAGACGCCCCGCGAGGAGCTGCTCGCCGCCTTCCCGGAGCTGGTGTTCTGCAAGACGCGTTTCGCTCCCGGTGCCGAGCTGCATCCCGATCGGCCCTACAACGTCCTGACGTTCCTGGTGACCGGTGACGACGTGCGGTCCTGCCTGGCCGCCGCGGAACGGGTGACGGCCGCCTACCGGGCCGAGTTCGTGGCGCTCGACGACGGCGCCGCTGTCCCCTTCACCGCCTCGATCCACTGA
- a CDS encoding TauD/TfdA family dioxygenase: MFEDIAIDCAGLSPAEIETATVTSVADHRLAYLRNFPLDVEQYTGLLEHLGELCPNYAAGSTKAAYGLHPAINTVRCRAPQSEGAERVQEKAGSLPMHSGRSFARRRPLHLAMLMADPGWQDFGAGHNGESLIVRWGDVLAELRVRFPRHWAEDLRLLTGHAMSFPASHLDEDPSELPFLYVPGTPRRTAVPDDVAARLPQDIGRLRKAAESVKGGERWFEAVTRFQETANDPAVQRVYVMAAGDVVVLDNDRYGHGRQEVVAARTDADGVQSVNPRTIWSVNIQ, translated from the coding sequence ATGTTCGAAGACATCGCCATCGACTGCGCCGGGCTCTCCCCGGCGGAGATCGAGACGGCCACCGTCACCTCGGTGGCCGACCACCGGCTCGCCTACCTGCGGAACTTCCCGCTCGACGTCGAGCAGTACACCGGACTCCTGGAGCACCTCGGCGAGCTGTGCCCGAACTACGCCGCCGGATCGACCAAGGCGGCGTACGGGCTGCATCCGGCGATCAACACCGTACGGTGCCGTGCGCCGCAGTCCGAGGGCGCCGAGCGGGTCCAGGAGAAGGCCGGTTCGCTGCCGATGCACTCCGGCCGGTCCTTCGCCCGGCGCCGCCCGCTGCACCTGGCCATGCTGATGGCCGACCCGGGCTGGCAGGACTTCGGGGCCGGCCACAACGGCGAGTCGCTGATCGTGCGGTGGGGCGACGTGCTCGCCGAGCTGCGCGTGCGCTTCCCCCGGCACTGGGCCGAGGACCTGCGGCTGCTCACCGGGCACGCCATGAGCTTCCCCGCGTCGCACCTGGACGAGGACCCCTCCGAGCTGCCCTTCCTCTACGTACCGGGCACCCCGCGCCGCACCGCTGTCCCGGACGACGTCGCGGCCCGCCTGCCCCAGGACATCGGCCGGCTGCGGAAGGCCGCCGAGTCGGTCAAGGGCGGCGAGCGCTGGTTCGAGGCGGTCACCCGCTTCCAGGAGACCGCCAACGACCCCGCGGTCCAGCGGGTGTACGTCATGGCGGCCGGCGACGTCGTGGTCCTGGACAACGACCGCTACGGGCACGGCCGGCAGGAGGTGGTGGCCGCGCGCACGGACGCCGACGGAGTCCAGTCGGTGAATCCGCGGACCATCTGGAGCGTCAACATCCAGTAG
- the tadA gene encoding tRNA adenosine(34) deaminase TadA yields MRHALDEAAQAALAGDVPVGAVVLGPDGSTIATGRNEREATGDPTAHAEILAVRGAAAALGRWRLTGCTLVVTLEPCTMCAGALVQSRVDRVVYGARDEKAGAAGSLFDVVRDRRLNHRPEVIHGVLEEECSAQLTAFFRALQRSDF; encoded by the coding sequence ATGCGCCACGCCCTGGACGAGGCGGCGCAGGCGGCGCTGGCCGGTGATGTTCCGGTCGGTGCCGTGGTCCTGGGACCGGACGGATCGACGATCGCCACGGGCCGCAACGAGCGCGAGGCGACCGGTGATCCGACCGCGCACGCCGAGATCCTCGCCGTCCGTGGAGCCGCCGCCGCCCTCGGGAGGTGGCGGCTCACCGGTTGCACGCTGGTGGTCACCCTGGAGCCCTGCACGATGTGTGCGGGCGCGCTGGTGCAGTCGCGCGTGGACCGGGTCGTCTACGGCGCGCGCGACGAGAAGGCCGGGGCCGCCGGCTCGCTCTTCGACGTGGTGCGCGACCGGCGCCTCAACCACCGCCCCGAGGTGATCCACGGGGTCCTGGAGGAGGAGTGTTCGGCGCAGCTCACGGCGTTCTTCCGGGCGCTGCAGCGATCTGATTTCTGA
- a CDS encoding thiamine pyrophosphate-dependent enzyme — translation MPAPLLAPAFELSLSEVVREMLVRHPDALIVSTCGFTSRELFNAADRPENFYLVGSMGMSAPVALGLALARPERTVIALDGDGSLLMNLSVLPLVAASGTRLLHVVVDNGMHESTGGQSTVQRSDFVALALAAGYRSAVRVETAAELRAAELTEGPALLHALTGPRTDGPGRRVTHTPQEIVERVRTAANRPVN, via the coding sequence ATGCCCGCACCGCTGCTCGCCCCTGCCTTCGAGCTGAGTCTCTCCGAGGTGGTCCGGGAGATGCTCGTCCGTCACCCGGACGCTCTGATCGTCTCCACCTGCGGGTTCACCAGCCGCGAGCTGTTCAACGCGGCGGACCGGCCGGAGAACTTCTACCTGGTGGGATCGATGGGCATGTCGGCGCCGGTCGCTCTCGGCCTCGCGCTGGCCCGCCCGGAACGCACCGTGATCGCCCTGGACGGCGACGGTTCGCTGCTGATGAACCTCAGCGTGCTTCCGCTGGTGGCCGCCTCCGGTACCCGGCTGCTGCACGTGGTCGTGGACAACGGCATGCACGAGAGCACCGGGGGGCAGTCCACCGTGCAGCGCTCCGACTTCGTCGCGCTGGCACTGGCGGCGGGTTACCGCAGCGCCGTCCGCGTCGAGACGGCCGCCGAACTCCGTGCGGCCGAACTGACCGAAGGTCCCGCCCTGTTGCACGCGCTCACCGGTCCGCGTACGGACGGCCCCGGCCGCCGGGTGACGCACACGCCGCAGGAGATCGTCGAGCGGGTGCGTACGGCGGCGAACCGGCCGGTCAACTGA
- a CDS encoding tRNA adenosine deaminase-associated protein, with the protein MYFAALLARTEDGWKASDTELDDVEALSDLTDLARDASVDEDTVLVYIEQEDAWFGVVRVDGEEDPRIYVSDASAAARSSYGEILLTDELLGREPGAEDEIAALEELVGLDGTEDDDPEFGHENGATAPPAGAADQDDDPEAVPVGPIGDASILADLGLSERALLTLRTDALTEIADALGADEVLESVR; encoded by the coding sequence GTGTACTTCGCCGCACTGCTCGCGCGCACCGAAGACGGGTGGAAAGCGAGCGATACGGAGCTCGACGATGTGGAGGCCCTGTCCGATCTGACGGACCTGGCCCGGGACGCCTCGGTGGACGAGGACACGGTCCTCGTCTACATCGAGCAGGAGGACGCGTGGTTCGGCGTCGTCCGCGTGGACGGTGAGGAGGACCCGCGTATCTACGTCTCGGACGCGTCCGCCGCCGCCCGGTCCTCGTACGGGGAGATCCTGCTCACCGACGAACTGCTCGGCCGCGAACCTGGGGCCGAGGACGAGATCGCCGCTCTGGAGGAACTCGTCGGCCTCGACGGTACCGAGGACGACGATCCGGAGTTCGGCCACGAGAACGGCGCGACCGCCCCGCCCGCCGGGGCCGCCGACCAGGACGACGACCCCGAGGCCGTGCCCGTCGGGCCGATCGGGGACGCCTCGATCCTCGCCGACCTCGGCCTCTCCGAGCGGGCGCTGCTGACGCTGCGGACCGACGCGCTGACGGAGATCGCCGACGCGCTGGGAGCGGACGAAGTGCTGGAGAGCGTCCGCTAA
- a CDS encoding isocitrate lyase/phosphoenolpyruvate mutase family protein: protein MSKTRVLRDALNGSTIARFMGAHSALTAKLGEEAGFEAIWASGLEISAARALPDANILSMAECLEAAAEIAGAVDVPVLADCDSGFGGVGNVAHMVRSYEARGLAGVCIEDKQFPKMNSFVEGNQDLAPIGDFAAKITAAKEARTDEDFVVVARIEAFIAGAGLEEALRRAAVYEAAGADALLIHSKIANADEVYAFRDAYRGVLPVIVVPTTYPQVTATELGEHGFGGVIYANQGLRASISAMRDVLAQISEAGTTYAVEGSIASLKDVFALQNVDELLSRQKRHDELTATYSAIG, encoded by the coding sequence ATGTCCAAGACCCGTGTTCTGCGTGACGCGCTCAACGGTTCCACCATCGCCCGCTTCATGGGCGCCCACAGCGCGCTGACCGCGAAGCTCGGCGAGGAAGCCGGCTTCGAGGCGATCTGGGCGAGCGGCCTGGAGATCTCGGCGGCCCGCGCCCTGCCGGACGCCAACATCCTGTCCATGGCGGAGTGCCTGGAAGCCGCCGCCGAGATAGCCGGCGCGGTGGACGTCCCGGTGCTGGCCGACTGCGACTCCGGCTTCGGCGGTGTCGGCAACGTCGCTCACATGGTGCGCTCCTACGAGGCCCGGGGCCTCGCCGGCGTCTGCATCGAGGACAAGCAGTTCCCCAAGATGAACAGCTTCGTCGAGGGCAACCAGGACCTGGCCCCGATCGGTGACTTCGCGGCGAAGATCACCGCGGCGAAGGAAGCCCGCACCGACGAGGACTTCGTGGTGGTGGCCCGGATCGAGGCCTTCATCGCGGGTGCCGGACTGGAGGAGGCGCTGCGCCGCGCGGCCGTCTACGAGGCGGCCGGCGCCGACGCGCTGCTGATCCACTCCAAGATCGCCAACGCCGACGAGGTGTACGCCTTCCGCGACGCCTACCGGGGCGTGCTGCCCGTCATCGTCGTGCCCACCACCTACCCGCAGGTCACCGCGACCGAGCTGGGCGAGCACGGCTTCGGTGGAGTGATCTACGCCAACCAGGGTCTGCGCGCGTCCATCAGCGCGATGCGCGACGTCCTCGCGCAGATCAGCGAAGCCGGTACGACCTACGCGGTGGAGGGTTCCATCGCCTCGCTGAAGGACGTCTTCGCCCTCCAGAACGTGGACGAGCTGCTCTCCCGCCAGAAGCGGCACGACGAGCTGACCGCCACGTACTCCGCCATCGGCTGA
- a CDS encoding thiamine pyrophosphate-binding protein produces the protein MHTTTVGSTTARDLLHSLVDHGYTLATGVPCSLLNGAFRLLEEPGDDARLAGLRYVPAPREDSAVGIASGAVVAGERAVVLMQNSGLGYCLNVITSFNLIYDVPVLLIVSWRGHDGNDAVEHDVIGAELLRLLDLFRLPHTVLDPADPAGSVSTAIDQMDKEQRCGVLIVREGI, from the coding sequence ATGCACACCACCACCGTGGGCTCCACCACCGCCCGCGACCTGCTGCACAGCCTGGTGGACCACGGGTACACCCTCGCCACGGGTGTTCCGTGCAGCCTGCTCAACGGCGCGTTCCGGCTTCTCGAGGAGCCGGGCGACGACGCCCGGCTCGCCGGTCTCCGCTACGTGCCCGCGCCGCGTGAGGACAGTGCCGTCGGCATCGCCTCCGGAGCGGTCGTCGCGGGCGAGCGGGCCGTGGTCCTCATGCAGAACTCCGGCCTCGGCTACTGCCTGAACGTCATCACCTCGTTCAACCTCATCTACGACGTACCGGTGCTGCTGATCGTCAGCTGGCGGGGCCACGACGGCAACGACGCCGTCGAGCACGACGTGATCGGCGCCGAACTGCTGCGGCTGCTCGACCTGTTCCGGCTGCCCCACACCGTCCTCGACCCCGCGGACCCGGCCGGTTCCGTCTCCACCGCGATCGACCAGATGGACAAGGAGCAGCGCTGCGGCGTGCTCATCGTCCGGGAAGGCATCTGA
- a CDS encoding LytR C-terminal domain-containing protein, with protein MGGKYRITGNAYPRMRRPRRRRRLALAAAATLVALGLAGWGTLQLIDVYSGGDTKAQAAGHERECAVVPKQAVAVQALPAPNRITVNVYNATPRSGLAKSAADELKKRGFTIGEVGNAPAAYDKKVPGTGLLLGPPTAADSAFPVLETQLPGTARKTEARENAEVDLILGTRFTAFSTPQAAAAAMSALTKPAPAPSGC; from the coding sequence ATGGGCGGAAAGTACCGCATCACGGGCAACGCCTATCCCCGGATGCGCCGCCCTCGCCGCCGCCGCAGGCTCGCCCTCGCCGCCGCCGCCACCCTCGTGGCCCTCGGACTGGCCGGCTGGGGCACGCTGCAGCTCATCGACGTCTACTCGGGCGGCGACACCAAGGCGCAGGCGGCCGGCCACGAACGGGAGTGCGCGGTCGTACCGAAGCAGGCAGTGGCCGTGCAGGCGCTGCCCGCGCCGAACCGGATCACGGTCAACGTCTACAACGCGACCCCGCGCAGCGGCCTCGCCAAGTCCGCGGCCGACGAGCTGAAGAAGCGCGGGTTCACCATCGGCGAGGTGGGCAACGCCCCTGCCGCGTACGACAAGAAGGTCCCCGGCACCGGCTTGCTGCTCGGTCCGCCGACCGCCGCCGACAGCGCGTTCCCGGTCCTCGAGACCCAGCTGCCGGGCACCGCCCGGAAGACCGAGGCCCGCGAGAACGCGGAGGTGGACCTGATCCTGGGCACGCGGTTCACCGCGTTCTCCACCCCGCAGGCCGCCGCGGCGGCCATGTCCGCGCTGACGAAGCCGGCGCCCGCCCCCTCCGGCTGCTGA
- a CDS encoding type II toxin-antitoxin system VapB family antitoxin: MIFKRIGNGRPYPDHGRESTRQWADVAPRPVRLDQLVTTKGELDLETLLAEDSTFYGDLFAHVVKWQGDLYLEDGLHRAVRAALQQRQVLHARVLELG, from the coding sequence GTGATCTTCAAGCGCATCGGAAATGGGCGGCCATACCCCGACCACGGCCGGGAAAGCACCCGCCAGTGGGCCGACGTCGCGCCGCGTCCGGTTCGCCTCGACCAGCTCGTGACCACCAAGGGCGAACTGGACCTCGAAACGCTCCTCGCCGAGGACTCCACCTTCTACGGCGACCTCTTCGCGCACGTCGTGAAGTGGCAGGGCGATCTCTACCTGGAGGACGGGCTGCACCGCGCCGTCCGCGCCGCGCTCCAGCAGCGCCAGGTGCTCCACGCCCGCGTGCTCGAACTCGGCTGA
- the upp gene encoding uracil phosphoribosyltransferase: MRIHVVDHPLVAHKLTTLRDKRTDSPTFRRLADELVTLLAYEATRDVRTELVDIETPVSRTAGVKLSYPRPLVVPILRAGLGMLDGMVRLLPTAEVGFLGMIRNEETLQAETYATRMPEDLSGRQVYVLDPMLATGGTLVAAIRELIKRGADDVTAVVLLAAPEGVEVMERELAGAPVTVVTASVDERLNEHGYIVPGLGDAGDRMYGTAG, encoded by the coding sequence ATGCGGATCCACGTCGTCGACCACCCTCTGGTGGCGCACAAACTCACCACCCTGCGCGACAAGCGCACCGACTCCCCGACCTTCCGCCGGCTCGCCGACGAGCTGGTCACCCTGCTCGCCTACGAGGCGACGCGGGACGTGCGTACCGAGCTGGTCGACATCGAGACCCCGGTCTCGCGGACGGCGGGCGTGAAGCTCTCGTACCCCCGGCCCCTCGTCGTACCGATCCTGCGCGCCGGTCTCGGCATGCTGGACGGCATGGTGCGGCTGCTGCCGACGGCGGAGGTCGGCTTCCTCGGCATGATCCGCAACGAGGAGACGCTCCAGGCGGAGACGTACGCGACCCGGATGCCGGAGGACCTCTCCGGCCGTCAGGTCTACGTCCTCGACCCGATGCTGGCGACCGGCGGGACGCTCGTCGCCGCGATCCGCGAGCTCATCAAGCGGGGCGCCGACGACGTCACCGCCGTCGTGCTGCTCGCGGCTCCGGAAGGCGTCGAGGTCATGGAGCGCGAGCTGGCGGGCGCCCCCGTCACCGTCGTCACCGCCTCGGTCGACGAGCGGCTCAACGAGCACGGCTACATCGTGCCGGGGCTGGGCGACGCGGGCGACCGGATGTACGGCACGGCCGGCTGA
- a CDS encoding aldehyde dehydrogenase family protein, which translates to MMESRRTDGGRTVVDVRNLVADRWCDAESGRVQENRSPGDLADVVSRSPESGDADVRAAITAAAGALPAWRALGSVRRGETVMRAARLVAERRERFAEAITREQGKLLREALGEVDRTVALLEYTAAEGRRLGGATLPADDPRTLALTRRVPIGVVGLVTPWNFPLAIPAWKIAPALVSGCTAVLKPSPLTPLTAALLVECFEAAGAVGGVLNLVHGGREVGEALVKDPAVAGISFTGSVEVGRAIHTAGAPRFLRTQLEMGGKNAALVLADADLDLAADAIVAGAFGQAGQRCSATSRVVVDRAVREGLVRRLVERAAALRVGNGLDAEARLGPVVSADRLLACLEGTRQALADGAVAVTGGGRLTEGVPDGYYMAPTVLDGVRPESRIAQEEIFGPVLSVIECEGLDDGLRIVNSVRYGMAAAVFTSDTSLALEALDRIDAGMLHVNRPGVGAYPHMPHIGAKESQYGPAECSPQVWDFYTEWRTACIAY; encoded by the coding sequence ATGATGGAGTCTCGCCGAACCGACGGTGGCCGGACCGTCGTCGACGTACGCAATCTCGTCGCGGACCGGTGGTGCGACGCCGAGTCGGGCCGCGTGCAGGAGAACCGCAGCCCCGGTGACCTCGCGGACGTCGTCAGCCGGAGTCCGGAATCCGGCGACGCCGACGTGCGGGCGGCCATCACGGCCGCCGCCGGTGCGCTGCCGGCCTGGCGGGCGCTCGGCTCCGTCCGGCGCGGCGAGACGGTGATGAGGGCCGCCCGCCTCGTCGCCGAGCGCAGGGAGCGGTTCGCCGAGGCGATCACCCGCGAGCAGGGCAAGCTCCTGCGGGAGGCGCTCGGCGAGGTGGACCGCACGGTCGCGCTCCTCGAATACACGGCCGCGGAGGGGCGTCGGCTCGGCGGCGCCACCCTCCCCGCCGACGACCCGCGCACGCTGGCGCTGACCCGGCGGGTCCCCATCGGGGTCGTCGGCCTGGTCACGCCCTGGAACTTCCCGCTGGCGATCCCGGCGTGGAAGATCGCCCCCGCGCTGGTCTCGGGGTGCACCGCCGTTCTCAAGCCCTCCCCCCTCACTCCGCTCACGGCGGCACTCCTCGTGGAGTGCTTCGAGGCCGCCGGGGCGGTGGGAGGGGTGCTCAACCTGGTGCACGGCGGGCGCGAGGTGGGAGAGGCGCTGGTGAAGGACCCCGCCGTGGCCGGTATCTCGTTCACCGGCTCGGTGGAGGTGGGGCGGGCCATCCACACCGCCGGCGCACCCCGGTTCCTGCGCACCCAGCTGGAGATGGGGGGCAAGAACGCCGCGCTGGTGCTCGCCGACGCCGATCTCGACCTCGCGGCCGACGCGATCGTGGCCGGCGCGTTCGGGCAGGCCGGGCAGCGTTGCTCCGCCACCAGCCGAGTCGTGGTGGACCGCGCCGTCCGGGAGGGACTGGTGCGCCGGCTCGTGGAGCGTGCGGCCGCCCTGCGGGTGGGCAACGGCCTCGACGCGGAGGCCCGGCTCGGGCCGGTGGTCAGCGCCGACCGGCTGCTGGCCTGCCTGGAGGGGACCCGTCAGGCTCTGGCGGACGGCGCCGTGGCGGTGACCGGCGGCGGGCGGCTGACCGAGGGCGTACCGGACGGCTACTACATGGCCCCGACGGTCTTGGACGGCGTGCGGCCGGAGAGCCGCATCGCCCAGGAGGAGATCTTCGGTCCGGTGCTCTCGGTGATCGAGTGCGAGGGCCTCGACGACGGCCTGCGGATCGTGAACTCCGTGCGGTACGGCATGGCGGCGGCGGTCTTCACCAGCGACACCTCACTGGCCCTGGAGGCCTTGGACCGCATCGACGCGGGGATGCTCCACGTCAACCGGCCGGGCGTCGGGGCGTATCCGCACATGCCCCACATCGGCGCCAAGGAGTCCCAGTACGGCCCGGCGGAGTGCTCGCCCCAGGTGTGGGACTTCTACACGGAGTGGCGCACGGCCTGCATCGCCTACTGA